Proteins co-encoded in one Natronorubrum daqingense genomic window:
- a CDS encoding YeeE/YedE family protein, with amino-acid sequence MVSVLLVAAVVGIALGVFLQKGRFCFVNAFRDFFAYKDSRVTKGVLAATLLTMVFWGIAYQFGYYQEFWTPEWGLTGFIGGFIFGIGMTYAGGCASGTLYRAGEGYLQFWLTLLFMGVGYVAFALAFPTLDSTYFETFTFGEGVSLFTVSEIPASVLALSIAIGGLLIYVTLVGRSATTADLSERSDTAQLNLTAFLAPVAGLRQFVRGTETYFRGLVGAWRDPLASSKQPWDPRTAALGITAAAVLWFTQASIVGVTGPEARWSGYLLSQVGVDVESYEYWGSVLFQGEGVDVTVDMVMIAFVIVGAFLAAAWSGDFSVRVPKRRRLPNAVFGGLLMGAGSRLAPGCNIGNIYSGIASLSVHSFIAALGIIAGVYVMTHWIYREVGCAL; translated from the coding sequence GTGGTTTCAGTGCTACTCGTCGCAGCGGTCGTCGGGATCGCCCTCGGAGTGTTTCTCCAGAAGGGGCGATTCTGTTTCGTCAACGCCTTCCGGGATTTCTTCGCGTACAAGGACTCCCGGGTCACGAAAGGCGTGCTCGCAGCGACGCTTCTGACGATGGTCTTCTGGGGTATTGCCTACCAGTTCGGGTACTATCAAGAGTTCTGGACACCCGAGTGGGGACTGACCGGCTTCATCGGCGGCTTCATCTTCGGGATCGGCATGACGTACGCCGGTGGCTGTGCGAGCGGGACGCTCTATCGGGCCGGTGAAGGCTACCTGCAGTTCTGGCTCACGCTGTTGTTCATGGGCGTTGGCTACGTCGCCTTTGCACTCGCCTTCCCGACGCTCGATAGCACGTACTTCGAGACGTTCACGTTCGGCGAGGGCGTGAGCCTGTTTACCGTTTCAGAGATTCCCGCGAGCGTTCTCGCTCTCTCGATTGCGATTGGCGGACTGCTCATCTACGTGACTCTCGTTGGTCGCTCAGCGACGACTGCCGATCTCAGCGAACGGTCCGACACGGCCCAGCTCAATCTTACTGCCTTCCTCGCACCGGTCGCGGGGCTTCGGCAGTTCGTCCGCGGGACGGAAACGTACTTCCGCGGACTCGTCGGTGCGTGGCGCGATCCACTCGCCTCGAGTAAGCAGCCGTGGGACCCCCGAACGGCCGCGCTGGGAATCACTGCTGCGGCAGTTCTCTGGTTCACGCAGGCGTCTATCGTGGGTGTAACCGGACCAGAGGCTCGCTGGTCGGGCTATCTCCTCTCGCAGGTCGGTGTCGATGTCGAATCGTACGAGTACTGGGGTTCTGTCCTCTTTCAGGGCGAGGGCGTCGACGTGACCGTCGATATGGTGATGATCGCGTTCGTCATCGTCGGTGCGTTCCTCGCCGCCGCCTGGAGCGGTGACTTTTCGGTTCGCGTGCCAAAGCGCCGCCGTCTCCCGAACGCCGTTTTCGGTGGCCTCCTCATGGGCGCAGGCTCCCGACTTGCACCCGGCTGTAACATCGGTAACATCTACTCCGGAATTGCCAGCCTGTCTGTCCACTCGTTTATCGCCGCACTCGGCATCATCGCCGGTGTTTACGTGATGACTCACTGGATCTACCGAGAAGTCGGCTGCGCACTCTGA
- a CDS encoding sulfurtransferase TusA family protein — protein sequence MPSIDDVTDTPDELSDDQAEDLLEDADLVQDMMGEVCPYPQVEAKKGLQQIDSGDLLVQETDHVPCTENVPRAVGDDADATVWRSGDATYRIYLRKR from the coding sequence ATGCCATCAATTGACGACGTCACTGACACACCGGACGAATTGAGCGACGACCAAGCCGAGGACCTGCTCGAGGACGCGGATCTCGTCCAAGATATGATGGGCGAAGTCTGTCCGTACCCACAGGTTGAGGCCAAGAAGGGACTGCAACAGATCGACTCGGGCGACTTGCTCGTCCAGGAAACCGATCACGTCCCGTGTACCGAAAACGTGCCGCGAGCGGTCGGAGACGATGCGGACGCAACCGTCTGGAGAAGCGGCGATGCAACGTACCGAATCTACCTCCGAAAACGATAA
- a CDS encoding rhodanese-like domain-containing protein, with product MVDEFTPETVRERIECESEFDLIDIRGREDYTDGHLPGAEHATIEDLEETVVDRDWADDVVVYCYIGQTSVQAARLIEEYGDAEQVASMEGGYDAWEPIHSSANE from the coding sequence ATGGTCGACGAATTCACCCCCGAGACGGTTCGTGAACGCATCGAGTGCGAGAGCGAGTTCGATCTCATCGACATCCGCGGTCGCGAGGATTACACTGACGGGCATCTCCCCGGTGCCGAACACGCGACCATCGAGGACCTCGAGGAGACGGTCGTCGATCGGGACTGGGCTGATGACGTGGTCGTCTACTGCTATATCGGCCAGACATCGGTCCAGGCGGCACGACTGATCGAGGAGTACGGAGATGCCGAACAGGTCGCGAGTATGGAAGGGGGTTACGACGCCTGGGAACCGATCCACTCGTCGGCCAACGAGTGA
- a CDS encoding helix-turn-helix transcriptional regulator, translating to MEAKGLWALFWVLVVVGGAVALVLGASAGAVADTGAAIQESEERQELEDADEVHINVHLTKDETATFEVDYRYHLEDENNSEEAFEELREEIESNPESYTDAEISDWNDTRNGDDLEEEVISNENVSVEDNSAPVHIGHVKFTFEWDSFATVMVDEIEAGSELSGLTLVDDTSLQINAPDDYVLDDAQPSPDSSETDSVEWDGEETEFGDDEPRVVFIEDDGEEGTTTDDDDELPTRWLAVVAALGLLATGGAVGWWLRHGNDSSSVTDTGSVSPPPAGGAATPDDGGGPPPELLSNEERVLQLLENRGGRIKQQEVVAELEWTEAKTSQVVGSLREDDEIEVFRIGRENVLAIPDDEDGDEPL from the coding sequence ATGGAAGCGAAGGGGCTTTGGGCCCTGTTCTGGGTGCTCGTGGTTGTCGGTGGTGCAGTTGCGTTGGTGTTGGGCGCGTCTGCTGGTGCTGTTGCAGACACTGGCGCAGCGATCCAAGAGTCAGAAGAACGTCAGGAACTCGAGGACGCCGACGAGGTGCACATCAACGTCCACCTCACGAAAGACGAGACGGCGACGTTCGAAGTCGACTACCGCTATCACCTCGAGGACGAGAACAACTCCGAGGAGGCGTTCGAAGAGCTTCGCGAAGAGATTGAGTCCAACCCGGAATCGTACACCGACGCGGAGATTTCCGATTGGAACGATACGCGAAACGGTGACGACCTCGAAGAAGAGGTCATCTCGAACGAAAACGTCTCGGTCGAAGATAATTCGGCACCGGTACACATCGGGCACGTCAAGTTCACCTTCGAGTGGGATTCCTTTGCGACCGTCATGGTCGACGAGATCGAAGCCGGCTCCGAACTCTCGGGGCTGACACTCGTGGACGATACGTCGTTACAGATCAATGCCCCTGACGACTACGTCCTCGACGACGCACAGCCGTCACCGGACAGTTCCGAAACCGACTCGGTTGAATGGGATGGCGAGGAGACCGAGTTCGGCGACGACGAGCCGCGAGTCGTCTTCATCGAAGATGACGGCGAGGAGGGCACGACAACGGACGACGATGACGAGTTGCCGACGCGCTGGCTCGCCGTCGTCGCCGCACTCGGCTTGCTCGCGACCGGTGGTGCGGTCGGCTGGTGGCTCAGACACGGCAACGACTCGAGTTCCGTCACCGACACCGGCAGCGTCTCGCCACCGCCGGCAGGTGGGGCGGCCACTCCGGACGACGGCGGCGGCCCACCGCCCGAACTCCTCAGCAACGAAGAACGCGTGCTGCAGTTACTCGAAAACCGCGGTGGACGGATCAAACAGCAGGAAGTCGTCGCCGAACTCGAGTGGACCGAGGCGAAGACGAGTCAGGTCGTCGGCAGCCTCCGGGAAGACGACGAGATCGAAGTCTTCCGCATCGGCCGGGAAAACGTGCTGGCGATCCCGGACGACGAAGACGGAGACGAACCGCTGTAA
- a CDS encoding metallophosphoesterase, with amino-acid sequence MIAIFSDTHSTSGHELTGDALNAAREADAVVHAGDFTSEAALEAFQSECDHLFPVHGNADDPSVKDRLPTARVVEADGIRIALTHRREGGQTGLAMFGRSRDADVVVSGHTHRPTVIETDDVLLLNPGSHADPRGNRPGFAVLEPRGTDDADDSATQIEGEIRTPEGTPLASIDYSNE; translated from the coding sequence ATGATCGCGATTTTTTCGGATACGCACAGTACCAGCGGGCACGAACTCACGGGCGACGCACTGAACGCGGCCCGCGAAGCAGACGCCGTCGTCCACGCGGGTGATTTCACGAGCGAAGCCGCACTCGAGGCCTTTCAATCGGAGTGTGACCACCTGTTTCCGGTCCACGGAAACGCGGACGACCCGTCCGTCAAAGACCGACTTCCGACGGCTCGCGTCGTCGAGGCGGACGGAATCCGAATCGCCCTTACGCACCGTCGAGAGGGCGGCCAGACGGGACTGGCGATGTTCGGCCGCTCGCGCGACGCCGACGTGGTCGTCTCCGGTCACACGCACCGACCGACGGTGATCGAGACCGACGATGTCTTGCTATTGAACCCCGGCAGTCACGCTGACCCGCGCGGGAATCGACCCGGGTTCGCCGTGCTCGAGCCTCGAGGGACCGACGACGCGGACGATTCCGCGACGCAAATCGAGGGAGAGATTCGAACGCCGGAGGGCACACCACTCGCGTCGATCGACTACTCGAACGAGTGA
- a CDS encoding ATP-dependent DNA helicase produces MSETAGYMRFFPYEEPYENQREAMNRIHNAITRGQDVLFEGACGTGKTLSSLAPALEVAREQDKTVVITTNVHQQMRQFVAEARAITREEDIRAIVFKGKSSMCHIDVGYEECQALRDNTRSVVDTERDKRQLERRQQELLAESQDGDGGAADARSAVMDELEDLEERLDDLEDQNVCEYYRNNLTEDTDDFFAWLFDDVRTPDEIYEYAESQHFCGYELLKEGIEGVDLVVCNYHHLLDSTIREQFFRWLGRDPEDVIAVFDEAHNVEDAAREHATRTCSERTIDSALDELADADDPRSDDAANVLTAFHRALVETYEDSFGFGERERIGENWEDVPVANEGRRDELTLEFLQRYAGQGIEDDLEAAMRLGQELDEEYEEAYREGETATRTECQTLQAAAFVSAWMNEGSKEGLYPVVSVTRDAGTDEVYGQAELYSCLPRQVTGRLFDDVYSTVLMSATLQPFDVTENVLGLEDAVTMAYGLQFPEDKRRTYAVETPPLFSSDRDDPDVQEAVAETIHDATRMTPGNTLAFFPNYGEANRYAERLERRSDRPVYLDEPGTSVEEVRQQFVADEGAVLCTSLWGTLAEGVSFDGDDANTVLVVGVPYPHLDDRAEAVQEAYDAAFEGTETGWRYAVEIPTVRKTRQALGRVIRSPEDVGVRALLDRRYSRSAKSDLGKYSVNGTFPHEEREELLDIAPEKLKFAMLNFYGDHDAYDGETPAP; encoded by the coding sequence GTGTCCGAGACAGCCGGGTACATGCGCTTTTTCCCCTACGAGGAGCCCTACGAGAACCAGCGGGAAGCGATGAATCGCATCCACAACGCGATCACTCGCGGACAGGACGTGCTCTTCGAAGGGGCCTGCGGGACCGGCAAAACCCTCTCGTCGCTCGCACCCGCCCTCGAGGTGGCTCGCGAGCAGGACAAGACGGTCGTCATCACGACGAACGTCCACCAGCAGATGCGCCAGTTCGTCGCCGAGGCGCGGGCGATCACGCGCGAAGAGGATATTCGCGCGATCGTCTTCAAAGGGAAGTCGTCGATGTGTCACATCGACGTCGGCTACGAGGAGTGCCAGGCGCTTCGGGACAACACGCGCAGCGTCGTCGACACCGAACGCGACAAACGCCAACTCGAGCGCCGCCAACAAGAGCTCTTGGCCGAGAGCCAAGACGGCGACGGCGGGGCTGCCGACGCCCGTAGCGCCGTCATGGACGAACTCGAGGATCTCGAGGAGCGACTCGACGACCTCGAGGACCAGAACGTCTGTGAGTACTACCGAAACAATCTGACCGAAGACACGGACGACTTCTTCGCGTGGCTCTTCGACGACGTGCGGACGCCCGACGAGATCTACGAGTACGCGGAAAGTCAGCACTTCTGTGGGTACGAGCTTCTGAAAGAGGGGATCGAGGGCGTCGATCTCGTCGTCTGTAACTACCACCACCTCCTCGATTCGACGATTCGCGAGCAGTTCTTCCGGTGGCTCGGTCGCGACCCCGAGGACGTGATCGCCGTCTTCGACGAGGCTCACAACGTCGAAGACGCGGCCCGCGAGCACGCCACCCGAACCTGCTCGGAGCGAACCATCGACTCCGCACTGGACGAACTCGCCGACGCGGACGACCCCCGTTCGGACGACGCCGCGAACGTCCTCACGGCGTTTCACCGCGCGCTCGTCGAAACGTACGAAGACTCCTTCGGCTTCGGTGAGCGCGAGCGAATCGGCGAGAACTGGGAGGACGTCCCCGTCGCGAACGAGGGCCGACGCGACGAGTTGACCCTCGAGTTCCTCCAGCGCTACGCCGGCCAGGGCATCGAAGACGACCTCGAGGCGGCGATGAGACTCGGTCAGGAACTCGACGAGGAGTACGAGGAGGCCTACCGCGAGGGCGAGACGGCCACCCGAACGGAGTGTCAGACCCTGCAGGCCGCCGCGTTCGTCAGCGCGTGGATGAACGAGGGTTCGAAGGAGGGGCTCTACCCGGTTGTCTCCGTGACTCGAGACGCCGGAACGGACGAAGTCTACGGTCAGGCAGAACTCTACTCGTGTCTGCCCCGACAGGTAACCGGACGCCTCTTCGACGACGTCTACTCGACCGTCCTGATGAGCGCGACGCTCCAGCCCTTCGACGTCACCGAGAACGTCCTCGGCCTCGAGGATGCGGTGACGATGGCGTACGGCTTGCAGTTCCCCGAGGACAAACGACGAACGTACGCCGTCGAGACGCCGCCGCTGTTCTCCTCCGATCGGGACGATCCCGACGTTCAGGAGGCGGTCGCAGAGACGATTCACGACGCGACACGGATGACCCCCGGCAACACGCTCGCGTTCTTCCCCAACTACGGCGAGGCGAATCGCTACGCGGAACGACTCGAGCGACGCTCGGACCGGCCGGTCTATCTCGACGAACCAGGAACCTCCGTCGAGGAAGTGAGACAACAGTTCGTCGCGGACGAGGGAGCCGTCCTGTGTACGTCGCTCTGGGGGACCCTCGCGGAGGGCGTGAGCTTCGACGGCGACGACGCCAATACGGTGCTCGTCGTCGGCGTTCCCTACCCGCATCTGGACGACCGCGCGGAGGCCGTCCAGGAGGCCTACGACGCGGCGTTCGAGGGGACCGAAACGGGCTGGCGCTACGCCGTCGAGATCCCAACGGTTCGCAAGACAAGGCAGGCACTGGGTCGAGTCATCCGCTCGCCGGAAGACGTCGGCGTCCGAGCACTGCTCGATCGCCGCTACTCGCGCTCAGCAAAGTCGGATCTCGGGAAGTACAGCGTCAACGGCACCTTTCCACACGAAGAACGCGAGGAACTTCTCGACATCGCGCCCGAGAAACTCAAGTTCGCGATGCTCAACTTCTACGGCGATCACGACGCCTACGACGGCGAGACGCCCGCGCCGTAG
- the lysW gene encoding lysine biosynthesis protein LysW encodes MTECVECGAEVSLHDDLEVGEIVDCTTCGAELEVVDTEPPVLERAPELEEDWGE; translated from the coding sequence ATGACCGAATGCGTCGAGTGTGGGGCAGAAGTGTCCCTGCACGACGATCTGGAAGTTGGAGAGATCGTTGACTGTACCACGTGCGGAGCCGAACTGGAAGTCGTCGACACCGAGCCGCCAGTCCTCGAGCGAGCCCCCGAGCTCGAAGAGGACTGGGGTGAGTGA
- a CDS encoding 2'-5' RNA ligase family protein — MYSVNVPVPGRVRTLANGLYPDLVSFEHVREEHSCLLKRLGEADHVAQLQHRAHRALEGTPAVEARITGIEYFAEPPLGSAPVVYFAVESPGLESIHANLAETFDPVDDLEGDDYVPHVTLARGGDLETAKRLAGREIEPIRWTVSELEFWDGTEKLSVSRVTLE; from the coding sequence GTGTACAGCGTCAACGTCCCGGTCCCCGGCCGCGTCCGTACGCTCGCCAACGGGCTCTACCCCGATCTCGTCAGCTTCGAGCACGTCCGCGAGGAACATTCGTGTCTCCTCAAACGCCTCGGCGAGGCCGACCACGTCGCCCAACTCCAACACCGAGCGCATCGCGCACTCGAGGGGACTCCCGCCGTCGAAGCGCGGATTACGGGGATCGAGTACTTTGCGGAGCCGCCACTGGGCTCCGCACCCGTCGTCTACTTCGCCGTCGAGAGCCCCGGCCTCGAGTCGATTCATGCCAACCTGGCGGAGACGTTCGACCCCGTCGACGACCTCGAGGGCGACGATTACGTCCCCCACGTCACGCTCGCGCGCGGCGGCGACCTCGAGACGGCGAAGCGACTCGCCGGGCGAGAGATCGAGCCGATCCGGTGGACGGTCAGCGAACTCGAGTTCTGGGACGGAACTGAAAAGCTGTCCGTGAGTCGGGTCACACTCGAGTAA
- the lysX gene encoding lysine biosynthesis protein LysX: MKVGILYSRIRKDEKLLLNELRERDHEIEKIDVRKHDFDISEAPDSFADLDIVVDRCLATSRSLYATQFFEAYDIPVVNSHETADICADKVKNSLALEQAGVPTPETKVAFTKESAMEAIEEFGYPCVLKPVVGSWGRLMAKIDSPDAAEAILEHKATLGHYEHKVFYVQEFVEKPGRDIRVVATDGEPIAAMVRSSDHWITNAAKGAETDVFEVDDEARELVQKASDAVGGGLLGIDLMETEEVSEEPSEGSQTESGQRYTVHEVNHTVEFKALDGAVETDIAGTVVDWLEEKAAAEADELEVSV, encoded by the coding sequence ATGAAGGTAGGAATACTCTACTCCCGTATTCGAAAAGACGAGAAGCTCCTGCTCAACGAGCTTCGCGAGCGCGATCACGAGATCGAAAAGATCGACGTCCGCAAACACGACTTCGACATCAGCGAGGCACCCGACTCGTTCGCTGACCTCGACATCGTCGTCGATCGCTGTCTCGCCACGAGCCGGAGCCTCTACGCCACGCAGTTCTTCGAGGCCTACGACATTCCCGTCGTCAACAGCCACGAGACGGCGGACATCTGCGCGGACAAGGTGAAGAACAGCCTCGCACTCGAGCAAGCCGGCGTTCCGACGCCGGAGACGAAAGTCGCGTTCACCAAAGAGAGCGCGATGGAGGCTATCGAGGAGTTTGGCTACCCCTGCGTCCTCAAACCCGTCGTCGGGTCCTGGGGCCGATTGATGGCCAAAATCGACTCGCCCGACGCCGCCGAGGCCATCCTCGAGCACAAGGCGACGCTCGGCCACTACGAGCACAAGGTGTTCTACGTCCAGGAGTTCGTCGAGAAACCGGGTCGGGACATCCGCGTCGTCGCGACCGACGGCGAGCCCATCGCCGCGATGGTTCGCTCCTCGGATCACTGGATCACCAACGCTGCGAAAGGTGCGGAGACGGACGTCTTCGAGGTCGACGACGAGGCTCGAGAACTCGTCCAGAAGGCGAGTGACGCCGTCGGCGGCGGTCTGCTCGGGATCGATCTGATGGAGACTGAAGAGGTCTCCGAGGAACCCTCGGAGGGTAGCCAGACGGAGTCTGGCCAGCGATACACCGTCCACGAAGTCAACCACACCGTCGAGTTCAAAGCGCTCGATGGCGCCGTCGAGACCGATATCGCCGGCACCGTCGTCGACTGGCTCGAGGAGAAAGCGGCCGCCGAGGCTGACGAACTCGAGGTGAGCGTCTGA
- a CDS encoding DUF7554 family protein produces MNDTRGELEVETLLKIVLALVAVLLALQIIGTVVSWIANLLTPLLLLAIGLVIVLWLYDSI; encoded by the coding sequence ATGAACGATACCCGCGGCGAACTCGAGGTCGAAACGCTACTCAAAATCGTCCTGGCCTTGGTGGCCGTCTTGCTCGCACTCCAGATTATCGGGACAGTTGTCAGCTGGATCGCAAATCTGCTGACGCCGCTGTTGCTCCTGGCCATCGGATTGGTCATCGTCCTGTGGCTCTACGATAGCATCTAA
- a CDS encoding argininosuccinate synthase: protein MTRVALAFSGGLDTTVCVPLLEEEYGYDDVIGVTVDVGQPASEFDEAEETAEALGLEHYVVDAKDEFAQLCLDSVRANATYQGYPLGTALARPVIANAILEVAEEQGCTGIAHGCTGKGNDQLRFEAVWRDSDLEVIAPVRELGLTREWENEYAEEKDLPVEGGDGGKWSVDTNIWSRSVEGSELEDPSYVPGEEIYNWTQAPTGETQEIEIAFEEGYPVAIDGVEYEPVELVQHLNEVAGAYGVGRTDSMEDRMLGLKVRENYEHPAATTLLNAHEALEGLVLTQEEREFKQLIDQRWSKKGYEGLVDAPLVSALEGFIDETQQRVTGTVTIRFEGGQARAVGRDSEYAAYSAEHASFDTETVGKIDQEDATGVAKYHGFQRRLANSVIDDDADEEVELATDGSGTDEDE from the coding sequence ATGACACGCGTGGCACTTGCGTTCTCGGGCGGACTGGACACGACTGTCTGTGTCCCGCTGCTCGAGGAAGAATATGGATACGACGACGTCATCGGCGTCACGGTCGACGTGGGCCAGCCGGCGTCCGAATTCGACGAAGCAGAAGAAACCGCCGAAGCGCTCGGCCTCGAACACTACGTCGTCGACGCGAAAGACGAATTTGCACAGCTGTGTCTCGACAGCGTCCGCGCGAACGCGACGTACCAGGGCTACCCGCTCGGAACGGCGCTCGCCCGCCCCGTAATCGCGAACGCGATTCTCGAGGTCGCAGAAGAACAGGGCTGTACCGGTATCGCCCACGGCTGTACGGGCAAAGGAAACGACCAGCTCCGCTTCGAAGCCGTCTGGCGCGACTCCGACCTCGAGGTTATCGCGCCCGTCCGCGAACTCGGACTCACGCGCGAGTGGGAAAACGAGTACGCCGAGGAGAAGGACCTGCCCGTCGAGGGCGGCGACGGCGGCAAGTGGTCGGTCGACACCAACATCTGGAGTCGCTCGGTCGAGGGCTCCGAACTCGAGGATCCGAGCTACGTTCCGGGCGAGGAGATCTACAACTGGACGCAGGCCCCTACCGGCGAGACCCAAGAGATCGAAATCGCCTTCGAGGAGGGCTACCCCGTCGCCATCGACGGCGTCGAGTACGAGCCGGTCGAGCTCGTTCAGCACCTGAACGAGGTCGCCGGTGCCTACGGCGTCGGCCGTACCGATTCGATGGAAGACCGCATGCTCGGACTGAAGGTCCGCGAAAACTACGAGCACCCGGCCGCGACGACGCTGCTCAACGCCCACGAGGCCCTCGAGGGGCTCGTCCTTACCCAGGAAGAACGCGAGTTCAAACAGCTCATCGACCAGCGCTGGTCGAAGAAGGGCTACGAAGGACTGGTCGACGCACCCCTCGTGAGCGCACTCGAGGGCTTCATCGACGAGACCCAACAGCGCGTGACCGGGACCGTCACGATTCGCTTCGAGGGCGGTCAGGCTCGTGCGGTTGGACGCGACAGTGAGTACGCGGCGTACTCGGCTGAACACGCCTCCTTCGACACGGAGACGGTCGGCAAGATCGACCAGGAAGACGCCACGGGCGTCGCGAAGTACCACGGCTTCCAGCGCCGTCTCGCGAACTCGGTGATCGACGACGACGCGGACGAGGAAGTCGAACTCGCGACAGACGGGAGCGGAACCGACGAGGACGAATAA
- a CDS encoding DUF7859 family protein, translating into MLGFLPDDPVILAIVVILLSLVFFSYLLLRKTILEFREGMQ; encoded by the coding sequence ATGCTGGGTTTCCTCCCCGACGACCCCGTTATCCTCGCGATCGTAGTGATCTTGCTGTCGCTCGTGTTCTTCTCGTATCTCCTCTTGCGAAAGACGATCCTCGAGTTCCGCGAAGGAATGCAGTAG
- the argH gene encoding argininosuccinate lyase, whose translation MPEESTPDGAEEDESVVRRDRFSGGPARGFLSSLAADERIFEADLAVDRAHVVMLAEQGIVDDDVAGEILTALDAIEVDGHDSLPDGEDVHEAIETAVIERIGDDGGKMHTARSRNDEVAACIRYRLREDVLDAIETTLALREALVEVAEANAETIMPGYTHLQPAQPITVAHWALSYEGAVRRDTARLLEAYGRINESPLGGAAFAGTTFDIDRERTAELLGFAGVVENSMDASSSRDFLLETTQALSTHATTLSGLAEDVIVFANRGFVELSDDYSSTSSIMPQKKNPDTLELVRAVAGDAAGSVQGLTTTLKGLPRAYNRDLQRATTHAWETVDAVTDAGEVAAGAVATAEWNEETLAAEAGEGFSTATGVADVLAANGLPFRTAHELVAIAAENGADYDALETAAEDVLGEPLESVVDPAAVEAALDPAESVASRDSQGGPAPASVAAQLESAREALEAAEVTLEETSDALEEAHTDLRDEVSGYV comes from the coding sequence ATGCCAGAGGAGAGCACTCCCGACGGAGCCGAGGAAGACGAGTCGGTCGTCCGACGAGACCGCTTCAGCGGCGGCCCCGCTCGAGGGTTCCTCTCCTCGCTCGCAGCGGATGAACGGATCTTCGAGGCCGATCTCGCGGTCGATCGCGCCCACGTCGTCATGCTCGCCGAACAAGGAATCGTCGACGACGACGTCGCCGGCGAAATCCTCACGGCGCTGGATGCGATCGAAGTCGACGGCCACGACTCGCTTCCCGACGGCGAGGACGTACACGAAGCCATCGAGACGGCCGTGATCGAACGCATCGGTGACGACGGCGGAAAGATGCACACCGCGCGCTCGAGAAACGACGAGGTCGCCGCGTGCATTCGCTACCGCCTGCGCGAGGACGTTCTCGACGCCATCGAGACGACGCTTGCCCTGCGCGAGGCGCTGGTCGAGGTCGCCGAGGCGAACGCGGAGACGATCATGCCCGGTTACACGCACCTTCAGCCCGCCCAGCCGATCACCGTCGCACACTGGGCGCTCTCCTACGAGGGTGCGGTCCGTCGCGACACGGCGCGCCTGCTCGAGGCCTACGGCAGAATCAACGAGTCGCCCCTCGGCGGGGCCGCGTTCGCGGGAACCACGTTCGACATCGACCGCGAGCGTACCGCCGAACTGCTCGGATTCGCGGGGGTCGTCGAAAATTCGATGGACGCCTCCTCGAGTCGAGATTTCTTGCTCGAGACGACGCAGGCGCTGTCGACGCACGCGACGACGCTGTCAGGACTCGCGGAAGACGTGATCGTCTTCGCGAATCGCGGCTTCGTAGAGCTATCGGACGACTACTCCTCGACGTCGTCGATCATGCCCCAGAAGAAGAACCCGGACACGCTCGAGTTGGTTCGTGCGGTCGCGGGAGACGCGGCGGGGTCGGTCCAGGGGTTGACAACGACGCTCAAGGGACTTCCCCGCGCGTACAACCGCGACCTTCAGCGGGCGACGACCCACGCTTGGGAGACCGTCGACGCCGTGACGGACGCCGGCGAGGTCGCCGCGGGGGCGGTTGCAACGGCCGAGTGGAACGAGGAGACGCTGGCCGCCGAAGCCGGCGAGGGCTTCTCGACGGCGACCGGCGTCGCCGACGTGCTCGCGGCGAACGGACTGCCGTTCCGGACGGCGCACGAACTGGTCGCCATCGCCGCCGAAAACGGGGCCGACTACGACGCCCTCGAGACCGCCGCCGAGGACGTCCTCGGTGAGCCACTCGAGTCGGTCGTCGACCCCGCAGCCGTCGAAGCCGCCCTCGATCCGGCCGAAAGCGTCGCGAGTCGCGACTCACAGGGTGGGCCTGCTCCCGCTTCCGTGGCGGCTCAACTCGAGTCAGCCCGAGAGGCGCTCGAGGCTGCGGAAGTGACACTCGAGGAGACGAGTGACGCACTCGAGGAGGCACACACCGACCTTCGCGACGAGGTGAGCGGCTATGTCTGA